A region of Dermochelys coriacea isolate rDerCor1 chromosome 1, rDerCor1.pri.v4, whole genome shotgun sequence DNA encodes the following proteins:
- the TPBGL gene encoding trophoblast glycoprotein-like yields MAGRRPLGARALALLRWLGMLLPLLQAGQGCPGHCYCFATPELDQCSYVRLREPPRDLPRGVRNLTIAGGNLTVLRRAAFAGNGSRPLGNLSLLLLPRDNIQAIEDRAFQGLPGLAALDLSHNPLRALAGGAFRGCPRLRTLKLNRALRLLGEAPEEPLAGALRNLSLRRLELAGNGLRALPGAALPEGLEELDLRNNSLPGLSPEELARLDSAPLGRLQLYLGSNPLRCDCALRPLLGWMRNASWRVPDARSLRCAAPRELSGAPVLRLRLEQLGCGAGREPGPEAAGEQKELETASYVFFGIVLALIGVIFLMVLYLNRRGIKRWLSNLREACRDQMEGYHYRYEQDTDPRRASASPSPSPSGL; encoded by the coding sequence ATGGCAGGGAGGCGGCCGCTGGGCGCCCGCGCCCTCGCCCTGCTCCGGTGGCTGGGGATGCTGCTGCCGCTGCTCCAGGCCGGCCAGGGCTGCCCGGGTCACTGCTACTGCTTCGCCACGCCGGAGCTGGACCAGTGCAGCTACGTGCGCCTGCGGGAGCCGCCGCGGGACCTGCCCCGCGGGGTGCGCAACCTCACCATCGCCGGCGGCAACCTGACGGTGCTGCGCCGGGCGGCCTTCGCCGGCAACGGGAGCCGGCCGCTGGGCAACctgagcctgctgctgctgccccgcgACAACATCCAGGCCATCGAGGATCGCGCCTTCCAGGGGCTGCCCGGCCTGGCGGCGCTGGACCTCAGCCACAACCCGCTGCGCGCCCTGGCCGGCGGCGCCTTCCGCGGCTGCCCGCGGCTGCGCACCCTCAAGCTCAACCGGGCGCTGCGGCTGCTGGGCGAGGCGCCCGAGGAGCCGCTGGCCGGCGCCCTGCGCAACCTGAGCCTGCGGCGGCTGGAGCTGGCGGGCAACGGGCTGCGGGCGCTGCCGGGCGCCGCGCTGCcggaggggctggaggagctggatCTGCGGAACAACTCGCTGCCGGGGCTGAGCCCCGAGGAGCTGGCCCGGCTGGACTCAGCCCCGCTGGGCAGGCTGCAGCTCTACCTGGGCTCCAACCCGCTGCGCTGCGACTGCGCCCTGCGCCCGCTGCTGGGCTGGATGCGCAACGCCAGCTGGAGGGTGCCCGATGCGCGCAGCCTGCGCTGCGCCGCCCCGCGGGAGCTGAGCGGCGCGCCTGTGTTGCGCCTCCGCCTGGAGCAGCTGGGCTGCGGGGCCGGCCGGGAGCCGGGGCCCGAGGCGGCCGGCGAGCAGAAGGAGCTGGAGACCGCCTCCTACGTGTTCTTCGGCATCGTGCTGGCGCTGATCGGGGTCATCTTCCTCATGGTGCTGTACCTCAACCGCAGGGGCATCAAGCGCTGGCTCAGCAACCTGCGGGAGGCCTGCCGGGACCAGATGGAGGGCTACCACTACCGCTACGAGCAGGACACCGACCCGCGCCGGGCCagcgccagccccagccccagcccctcggGGCTCTGA